From the genome of Eucalyptus grandis isolate ANBG69807.140 chromosome 2, ASM1654582v1, whole genome shotgun sequence, one region includes:
- the LOC120290343 gene encoding dynamin-related protein 4C-like, producing the protein MGDDRASVPSEPEPKPKPVLVAHTPPLAASYNDRIRPLLDAIHRLGNVMVMEEGIHLPIIVVIGDQSSGKSSVLESLAGINLPRGQGICTRVPLIIQLQDIPQADRPELYLDFNGKVVPTDEDNIAKAINDATDEIASHGKGVSNAPLILVIKKYGIPDLTMIDLPGITRVPVNGQPEDIYEQISKMIMECIRREESIILNVLSATVDFSTCESIRMSQMVDKTGRRTLAVVTKADKAPEGLLEKVTADDVNVGLGYVCVRSRIGAETYEEARQEEAKLFDTHPLLCKIDKSIVGVPVLAQKLTQIQATFIAKYLPEIVMKINDKLDANLAELERMPNNLSSLEDAMMAFMEIMGSGKESLRKVFLRGELDEYLDEKDMHCTARLVEMLNQYYNELRNCTENNLTTNFLLEEIGVLEEAKGIGLPDVLPHDAFSFFLQQKMKAISSKLPSLVVRIWDYIEGVVIQALMQHSENYPQLQSSMRRAVSSLIKKMKGKMMNRMMKIVEMEKLTDYTCSPEYLLERDKLMKEEGLFLRCYTNSISISLEGFGFRDVNVTHLHNHNRQLIQQAFHLKMRMIPYWKIALRRFVDMVALHLRFSMQNLVNKEMEREIRRELSGPGIKRLMEEKPEMVEKREKLNRNIKLLRESAEVVAQFMNRIATDGDYNR; encoded by the exons ATGGGTGACGACCGGGCTTCTGTCCCCAGTGAACCCGAACCCAAGCCCAAACCCGTGTTGGTTGCCCATACGCCACCACTCGCCGCCTCCTACAACGACCGGATCCGCCCCCTGCTTGATGCAATCCACAGGCTGGGAAACGTCATGGTCATGGAAGAGGGCATCCATCTCCCCATCATTGTCGTCATTGGCGACCAGTCCTCAGGCAAGTCGAGCGTCCTCGAGTCCCTCGCCGGCATCAACTTGCCACGGGGGCAGGGCATTTGCACGCGCGTCCCTCTCATCATTCAACTCCAGGACATCCCTCAAGCCGATCGCCCTGAGCTCTACCTCGACTTCAATGGCAAAGTCGTCCCCACTGACGAGGACAACATCGCCAAGGCCATTAATGATGCCACTGACGAGATCGCGAGTCATGGAAAGGGTGTCTCGAACGCGCCGCTGATTCTGGTCATCAAGAAATACGGCATCCCGGACTTGACCATGATCGACTTGCCTGGAATCACGAGAGTCCCCGTGAACGGCCAGCCTGAGGACATCTACGAGCAGATCTCGAAGATGATCATGGAGTGCATAAGGCGTGAGGAGAGCATCATCCTCAATGTCTTGTCCGCGACGGTTGATTTCTCCACTTGCGAGTCCATAAGGATGTCACAA ATGGTGGACAAGACCGGCAGGAGGACTCTGGCGGTCGTCACAAAGGCTGATAAAGCTCCAGAGGGATTGCTTGAGAAGGTGACGGCTGATGATGTCAATGTAGGGCTTGGCTATGTGTGTGTGAGGAGCAGGATTGGTGCCGAGACCTACGAAGAAGCGAGGCAGGAAGAGGCGAAGCTGTTTGACACACACCCTCTGCTGTGCAAGATCGACAAGTCCATTGTCGGTGTGCCTGTCTTGGCACAAAAGCTAACGCAGATTCAAGCCACCTTCATTGCCAAGTATTTGCCTGAGATCGTCATGAAGATCAATGACAAGCTGGACGCAAACCTCGCAGAGCTTGAGAGGATGCCCAACAATCTGTCCTCGCTCGAGGATGCTATGATGGCCTTCATGGAGATCATGGGGTCGGGGAAGGAATCGCTGAGGAAAGTCTTTCTGAGAGGCGAGTTAGACGAGTACCTGGACGAGAAGGACATGCACTGCACTGCCAGGCTGGTGGAGATGCTGAACCAATACTACAATGAGCTCCGAAACTGCACCGAGAACAACCTGACGACTAACTTCTTGTTGGAGGAAATAGGGGTCTTGGAAGAGGCCAAAGGGATCGGCCTCCCGGACGTCCTCCCTCACGacgccttttctttttttttgcagcaGAAGATGAAGGCTATATCAAGCAAGCTTCCGAGTCTTGTGGTTCGCATTTGGGACTACATTGAGGGAGTTGTGATTCAGGCGTTGATGCAACACTCGGAGAATTATCCTCAGCTGCAGTCGTCGATGAGAAGAGCGGTGTCTAGTCTGATCAAGAAGATGAaggggaagatgatgaataggaTGATGAAGATTGTAGAAATGGAGAAGCTCACTGACTACACTTGCAGCCCTGAGTACCTGCTGGAGAGGGACAAGTTGATGAAAGAGGAGGGCCTTTTCTTACGATGCTATACAAACTCGATCAGCATTAGCCTTGAGGGGTTCGGGTTCAGGGATGTCAACGTGACCCATCTGCATAATCACAACCGGCAGCTGATTCAGCAGGCGTTCCAtctgaagatgaggatgatccCATACTGGAAGATTGCGCTGAGAAGGTTTGTCGACATGGTGGCGCTGCATCTGCGGTTCAGCATGCAGAACTTGGTGAACAAGGAGATGGAAAGGGAGATTAGGCGCGAGCTGAGCGGGCCTGGCATCAAGAGGTTGATGGAGGAAAAGCCGGAGATGGTGGAGAAGCGTGAGAAGCTGAACAGGAACATCAAGCTGCTGAGGGAGTCTGCGGAGGTGGTGGCCCAGTTCATGAACCGGATTGCTACCGATGGCGATTACAATCGCTAA
- the LOC104426759 gene encoding LOW QUALITY PROTEIN: dynamin-related protein 4C (The sequence of the model RefSeq protein was modified relative to this genomic sequence to represent the inferred CDS: inserted 1 base in 1 codon) encodes MGDDWAPACGVLEVEPLSFARPAPLADSYNDRIRPLLDAVDKLRNLNVMKEGIPLPTIVVVGDQSSGKSSVLESLAGINLPRGQGICTRVPLIMRLQDNPDADRPELYLEFNGKVVHTDEDNISVAINEATDEIAGNGKGISNAPLTLVVKKDGVPDLTMVDLPGITRVPVHGQPEDIYEQISAMIMEYIKPEESIILNVLSATVDFSTCESIRMSQMVDRTGRRTLAVVTKADKAPEGLLEKVTADDVNIGLGYVCVRNRIGDETYEEARLIEAKLFETHSLLCKIDKSIVGVPVLAQKLTQIQATIMAKCLPEIIKKINDKLNANVAELKKLPKNLSSVAEAMTAFMQILGSARESLRKILLRGEFDEYPEEKNMHCSARLVEMLNEYSSELQNCAENDPRTNFLLEELEVLEEAKAIGLPNFLPRTAFLTLLQRKVKGISSKPPSFVARVWEYIEGVVIRVLMRHCENYPQLQSSTRRAASNLINKMKEKAMDRMMEIVEMENLSDYTCNPEYMLEWNSLMSQQNKFMDAINKVSEPSNIVLDXIGEVDVENLRHRKLHIQEAFDLKMRITAYWKIVLRRFVDSMALHLLFSVQNLVNSDMEKEIVGELIGPNSSGSIGRMLEEAPSVAAKRDKLNRSVKLLRDSAAEVAKIMDIISTDGDYSD; translated from the exons ATGGGTGATGACTGGGCTCCCGCTTGCGGTGTACTCGAAGTCGAACCCCTGTCCTTTGCCCGCCCGGCGCCTCTCGCCGACTCCTACAATGACCGGATCCGCCCCCTGCTCGACGCGGTCGACAAGCTACGAAACCTCAATGTCATGAAGGAGGGCATCCCGCTCCCCAccatcgtcgtcgtcggcgaCCAGTCCTCAGGGAAATCGAGCGTCCTCGAGTCCCTCGCCGGCATCAACCTGCCGCGGGGGCAGGGCATATGCACCCGCGTCCCTCTCATCATGCGGCTCCAAGACAACCCCGACGCCGACCGCCCCGAGCTCTACCTCGAGTTCAACGGAAAAGTCGTCCACACGGACGAGGACAACATCTCCGTGGCCATTAACGAAGCCACCGATGAGATCGCGGGCAATGGGAAGGGCATATCGAACGCCCCGCTGACTCTGGTCGTCAAGAAAGACGGCGTCCCGGACTTGACCATGGTCGACTTGCCTGGAATCACGAGGGTGCCCGTGCACGGCCAGCCGGAGGACATCTACGAGCAGATATCGGCGATGATAATGGAGTACATAAAGCCTGAGGAGAGCATCATCCTCAATGTCTTGTCCGCGACCGTTGACTTCTCAACCTGCGAGTCCATAAGGATGTCGCAA ATGGTGGACAGGACCGGCAGGAGGACTCTGGCCGTCGTCACAAAGGCTGATAAAGCTCCGGAGGGCCTCCTCGAGAAGGTGACGGCCGATGATGTCAATATAGGGCTCGGTTATGTGTGCGTAAGGAACCGGATTGGTGACGAGACCTACGAAGAAGCGAGGCTGATAGAGGCGAAGCTGTTCGAGACGCACTCTCTTCTGTGCAAGATTGACAAGTCCATCGTTGGTGTGCCTGTCTTGGCACAAAAGCTGACGCAGATTCAAGCCACCATTATGGCCAAGTGTTTGCCGGAGATcatcaagaaaatcaatgacAAGTTGAACGCGAATGTTGCTGAGCTTAAGAAATTGCCCAAGAATCTGTCCTCTGTCGCGGAGGCCATGACAGCCTTCATGCAGATCCTGGGGTCTGCGAGGGAGTCGCTGAGGAAAATCTTGCTGAGAGGCGAGTTCGATGAGTATCCAGAAGAGAAAAACATGCACTGCTCGGCCAGGCTAGTGGAGATGCTGAACGAATACTCCAGTGAGCTCCAAAACTGCGCCGAGAATGACCCGAGGACCAACTTCCTTTTGGAGGAATTGGAGGTCTTGGAAGAGGCCAAAGCGATCGGGCTCCCGAATTTCCTCCCTCGCACAGCCTTTCTCACCCTTTTGCAGCGGAAGGTGAAGGGGATATCGAGCAAGCCACCGAGTTTTGTGGCTCGTGTTTGGGAATATATTGAGGGAGTGGTAATTCGGGTGTTGATGCGACACTGCGAGAATTATCCTCAGCTTCAGTCGTCGACAAGAAGAGCAGCATCCAATCTGATCAACAAGATGAAGGAGAAAGCGATGGATAGGATGATGGAAATTGTTGAAATGGAGAACCTCAGTGACTACACCTGCAACCCTGAGTACATGTTGGAGTGGAACAGCTTGATGTCCCAGCAGAACAAATTCATGGACGCGATCAACAAAGTGTCGGAGCCTAGCAACATTGTCCTCG GGATCGGCGAGGTCGATGTGGAAAACCTGAGGCATCGCAAGCTGCATATTCAGGAGGCATTCGATCTGAAGATGAGGATTACCGCGTACTGGAAGATTGTGCTGCGGAGGTTCGTTGACTCGATGGCGCTGCATCTGCTGTTCAGCGTGCAGAACCTGGTGAACAGCGACATGGAGAAGGAGATCGTGGGCGAGCTGATCGGGCCCAATAGCAGCGGCAGCATCGGGAGGATGCTGGAGGAAGCACCGTCGGTGGCAGCCAAGCGCGATAAGCTGAACAGGAGCGTCAAGCTGTTGAGGGATTCTGCGGCGGAGGTGGCCAAGATTATGGACATAATTTCTACTGATGGGGACTACAGTGATTGA
- the LOC120290584 gene encoding WAS/WASL-interacting protein family member 3-like gives MPAPVKIVLSLLSLPRSPFRSVAGENKSLYESRFSPPPLLSLSILADDLSLSILDSDAPPTTSPPPPPPPPTPSRDSDAPDSSWLPPTPPTPPPPRHPLATSTRPTQVGCLRRLRRPRRRLRLRPDALSPLRRPRLRRRRPPPPLPPPTPFPPPPKPRPIVRLGTLLISHSVIVSVICCIAGVLALLLLLILTKNTYIPVTHAMRSLRSVKCLAASIKWSWLNYLPGRQLGL, from the exons ATGCCTGCGCCTGTCAAaatcgtcctctctctcctctctctcccccgttctccgttccgttCCGTTGCGGGGGAGAACAAAAGCCTTTACGAAAGCCGCTTCTCtccccctcctctgctctctctctccattctcgccGACGATCTCTCTCTGTCCATTCTCGACTCCGACGCCCCGCCGACGacctcgcctccgcctccgcctccgcccccaaCGCCCTCTCGCGACTCCGACGCCCCCGACTCAAGCTGGTTGCCTCCGACGCCTCCGACGCCACCTCCTCCCCGACACCCTCTCGCGACTTCGACGCGCCCGACTCAAGTCGGTTGCCTCCGACGCCTCCGACGcccccgacgccgcctccgcctccgccccgacgccctctcgccactccgtcgcccccgactccgacgccgacgcccacctccgcctctgcctccgccgacgccctttccacctccgccgaaGCCTCGACCGATCGTTCGGCTGGGGACTCTGCTCATATCTCACAGCGTCATCGTCAG TGTCATCTGCTGCATTGCTGGGGTTCTGGCTCTGCTTTTGCTGCTGATTCTCACCAAGAACACCTACATTCCAG TCACTCACGCCATGCGGTCACTTCGGAGTGTCAAGTGCCTTGCTGCTTCCATCAAGTGGTCCTGGCTGAATTATCTTCCGGGAAGACAACTAGGCTTGTGA